The Periophthalmus magnuspinnatus isolate fPerMag1 chromosome 15, fPerMag1.2.pri, whole genome shotgun sequence genomic sequence ACGGCTTCTTGTCTGTTGaatagaatatgattttaaATTCTTGTTTCAGCTGAGCGACAAGAGCGACAGGAGCGACAGGAGCGACAGGAGCGACAGGTGCGACAGGAGCGACAGGTGCAGCTCGTCCTGGGGCAGAGTCCGGGACTTAGTGACGAGAACCCAGTTCAGGTCCCGGTCCAGACTCAGACCTGAGTCCTTCAAGACCTCGTGTCCTCAGCTCCACAGGTCAGACCCACGTAGACCCAATTTACATCCTAGATAGACCCCAGATAGACCCCAGGTAGTCACGATTTCAAGCCCAGATAGACCCTAGATTGGGGGTGGGcgaactttttgacacatgagccagaatgggttctaaaatgtgtgtgtgtgtgtgtgtgtgtgtgtgtgtgtgtgtgtgtgtgtgtgtatgtatgtatgtatgtatgtatgtatatatgtatatatatatatatatatatatatatatatatatatatatatatatatatatatatatatatatatatatttgcctTGTAACAtttagcaaagcatgaatatacaaggctcattgtacgaattgttttccaaatgcattcattaaattaataattaatgaattaaataatttcagttaaataaacacagcagaaaaactttaaaCAAGGTtcacccttacctattttaaactcctgagacctgagctgTTGCATGACAGGCTTTATTAAtgtctctttgttatttgggctgattgggacctgatgaatctaaatacaaagaattatctttttacattatgtagtttctgagaaagaaatatgtaaatcaaatgtcctcatatgtggacattttaatcattttgataaaacttttgaataatgatttacaaaaactatttattaagaccctgaacacagcaacatttgtcctgaatctaaaaacaaaatgagaaacaacaattgtgcctcttggaacaatgtgtctcatgtaaagagctgctgacagaaggaggaagaaaaaaaacatatatatatatatataaaaataatattctaaacattctaaactgttaaaaatgaatatatataatatatttgcattgttgctgttcttgtatgctgttattcttcttctaaaaatttgcattgtggcctagacaacctaaaattgtccacatatgaggacgccaggtctgaggaggttaatataatttggtcacgttcgatgggccggattaataagctcaaagggccgtgtgttgtccctgggccgtagtttgcccatgtttGCCCCAGATAGACCCCAGATGGACCACAATAGACCTCAGACCCTCTGACCCTGCCTGTGTTTGCAGAACAAACTGgggaccagaccaggtccagaagCGGAGGTCCATGATTCTCCTGAGCCAGAGTTCGGACTCTGGGGTCCAGCGGTCCTGAGGAGAGAGCCGAGCCATCAGAATGTTTGTGTAGAGTTTGACAACATCCACAAGAACTTAAAGCTCAGACCAAAGATTCTGgacagagaccaggactagacctgagATGGGTTTGAATCCTGTTTCAAAAGTCCATATGACTGTACTctaatctgttctaatgttgtttcctcatcacaaacagacctggagttgtattttgttccattcacacatgtttaacacacaaaccctgcatatttaggctgagttcttctctcaacaagaaaacactctgttccaccttgtgatgtcatcaagtggtaatacaggaagtgctccactgtgttttaaatctccacacatcttcacagaatcatttggaacatttcagccctggagccCTTCAGCCAGcctctgaacaaaaggtaaaaggagatgataacttgaaaattaccacatcatgacatcacaaggtggaacagagcattttgagctttggagatgtagacagactaataataaagtgttactcaaacatgtgtgaatgaaacaaaacacaacttcaggtatgtttttgtggagataacaccattataacatggactaaaggactaaataggacctttaacctctggtttagtcctggttaaaaccTTATTCAACTCTGGTCCACAGAGGAACCTGTGAAGAAGACGACGCAGAGAAAACCaaagcactttttaaaaatatataaaacataaataatcctaATATAATGTGTCATGCGTGTcatgtgtgtcgtgtgtatcatatgtgtcatgtgtgtcgtgtgtgtgtcatgtctgtgtcgtgtgtcatgtgtgtttcatgtgtatGTCCTGTCCATGTAATGTCTATGTACTgtctgtgtcatgtgtgtgtcatgtctgtgtcgggtgtgtgtcatgtgtgtcgTGCTTGTTGTGTGTGTACTGtcaatgtgatgtgtgtgtcgtgtgttgtgtgtgttgtgtgtgtaatgtctgtgtcgtgtgtgtcattTCTATGACTGGAGCCTTCTGTTCCATTTTATACGTTAcgttatttgtactttttaatatttgatttgttttattcaggTCTTTGTAACTTAAACAGAGGCTGTGATCacaatctgattattatctttttttttgagCTAAAAGTTTATTCAAATGAAAAGTAAACTTAAaatttctgtgttttgtgtgtgcttCTGGTCCCTATGACGCTCACATCAGACACAGCCGTTTACATGtcgtttagtttgttttaaatgtctacAAATCAGGTCTGAATGAGCCTGTAACCACAGCCATACGTGATTTTTGTgaataaatgtgatattttgaaTTTCTGGATGTTTCCAAAGAAATGCAGAAAAGAAACAGTAAATTCtcagataaaatataaaaacttgaTTCTGGATttgaaatgttctgttccaggtatttttctatttaatattttgtttttatattaaattattgttttgtatcaaatgtatttctgaaataaacaaataaaatgatataagttcaaaagtaaaaaaaacccaaaaaggTGTCATATTAATGTGGTACAGGGCGCCCTCTGTTGGACACTTAGTGAAAGTGttcatttgatgtgacctctcttttcatttgtatccccacatcagtagcggtggaggcagcaaagaggaggctacTGCAGGACACTGCGCTAAAAGAGAACGAAACTAACACCGGAACAAATCTacaaactgctggaaatttctttaaataccacatatttacagtttagaggaaacttctCTAGGTaaatccacggctgtgccaTGAGCTCACCGCCCTCTCCTATTATGACTAActacatggaacaatttgaacaggaggcattggcctcatttccaggtgCTCCATCCACACATTGGTATCGATACGTGGAcaacaactggactaaaatcaaaattcaagatctggagccctttgctgcacatattaatgctgtggaccATAACATCAAGTTCACTcaggaagaggccaaggagaacaaactggcctttttagattgtgcagtaactataggagaggaccagggactccaggtagaagtttacaggaagcccacacacactgaccaatacctgctatTTGAAAACTATACCTGTTTACAGTTTcggtgtagttagcccctctcttcagatagatataagacaagtgtccagcagaaatctgaccagaactgaagaaacagcttggatgagctgagaaacatcttcactcctacaatgttttgtccagttgacagatttaactttggcttttattggagattttatttgttttttttcatgccCAAACAAAAGTTTGAAACTAAAATGTGCTCTTAAAatccagtttgtgttttttttttcttttcaggcaatcttaaaactttttgttgttgttagtgtttgttaatgtgttCATTGTGccaccataataataataataataataatacattttatttatagggcgcctttctgggcactcaaggtcaccttacatacaatatatacatatacagacagttaaaatcaacatttaagaacatacagttaaaagcattcagataaaaacattgaaaaaggaaagggcaggtgtggattataaagaatatgccagtctgaacaagtgggttttgagtttggatttgaagtgtgagagtgtgtcagtattgcggaggtcaggggggagagagtcccagagctggggagcagagcggctgaaggcccTGCTCCCCACGCCggggagagggaacagagagatggagagaggaagaggagcggagagagcgagtgggtgtggcaatatggaggaggtctgagaggtatggaggtgcaaggttatggatggctttgaatgtgtgaagcaggattttatattggatgtggtgtgagatggggagccagtgaagTTGCTGTAGGATGGGTGTGATGTGGTTGATGGAAGGGGTGCGTGTGATGATGCGAGCTGCTGAATTCTGAACCAGCTGAAGTTTATGGAGTGTTTTTtgtgggagaccaaagagaagagaatggtacccatggtaactgctgaacattccgccatagagaAACATGTAGAATCCTCCCcaacgtgatgtcactgcagagtatcaGTACAGTCATATATTTATACAGTATTGTCaggttatattatatataatatatatttatatctttATATCTTTGTTAAACTCTCAGAAGTCCTGGTCCCATCCCAACAGCTCGACTGGAGGCATGTCTGTGTCTGGAGGAAACACGTCAAAGTGACTGTGGTCAGTAGGGCCACTcacctgagacacaaacacattacaaCATGTTTGTATAAGTATGTGTATATACATGTATGCATAtgcatatatgtgtgtatgtacatgtatgcATATgcatttatgtgtgtatgtacatgtatgcATATGTATAGGTGTATGTGCATGTCATATATTTATACAGTATTGTCaggttatattatatataatatatatgtatatcttTGTACCTTTAAACACTCAGAAGTCCTGGTCCCATCCTGAAAGCTCATCTGGAGGCATGTCTGTGTCTGGAGGAAACACGTCAAAGTGACTGTGGTCTGTAGGGCCACTcacctgagacacaaacacattacaacatgtgtgtatgtctgtataaGTATCTATATGTATGTGCATATATtgcatatatgtatgtatgtatgtatgtatgtatgtatgtatgtatgtatgtatgtatgtatgtatgtatgtatgtatgtatgtatgtatgtatgtatgtatgtatgtatgtatgtatgtatgtatgtatgtatgtatgtatgtatatgtgtgtgtatgtgtgtgtatgtgtacgaatatgtgtttgtatatatgtatatgcatgTACATGcataagtatgtatgtatatgtatgacaaacaatatgtaataaaatgatgaaaattggaacaatctgatttttttttttttttttttttaattgacacATTCACAAAGTGCCAATAGCACAGCTCCTCACAGTCTCACAGTGACGTCCTCACAGTCTCACAGTGACATTCCCACAGTGACATTCTCAGATCAAAGTTGACAATGCTTTCAACATAGTTCATACATCTGGAgcttttgtgtttaaatgatcatacataaaaataaaaactcatctGGATGAGGTTTTACTCTCAAATATAATCCCAGTATTTATAACACTGGCAAATTATCTGAACGTTAGTGTTATTAGAGGGAAGTACAACAAGAATCATTCTTCTAATAACAGTATAATAAAGGAGAGAGACCTGTCtccagagaggagagacgagcTGTCTGCGTCTCAGGCCGTCCCAGTTAAAACCTTGGAACCATCTGgaacatgaacataaacatcatctgAAACAGCTTCAAACATTTACCTTGTGTGAAACTGAAcactacaaacaaacacacacctggagtCAGACAGCAGCTCTACAGAAGCACACAGAGgtgtgaaaacaacaaaataacaaaacacaaaacaaagaccTGAAGGAGGGACAGCACAACACTCACACTATCTACACACTCAGCTGGACTGGACCTGCTTTACACCTGGTGTAATCCTAATCAAGTCCTCGtcttattcctggtttagtcctggtttagtctgcgtttaatcctggttttagacTCACTTGTGTTTCTTGATGTCGTTGATCCCATTCTTGTTGTTCCCAAGTCTCTCCATAGGATTCAGCCTGAAACATAAagaaattataacaaatataaatcaCTATTTTCAGACAATCAAAAAACCCGttgtataattataattatgtaTAATTATACACATCACATTTGAGGGGCAGAAAACATAGGAGTTAACCAAAAAAGTATAAAGGTGTAGTTATTTAGGAGTTTATTCAGGACGTTTTGCAGCACGTTCTGTTATTCAGCATTGATTTTGGAGTTAATTGAAGGGGTGTTCAAGAGCGCCCCCTGACGCCCTGTGGGAGTTAGGATTAGAGCGCGAATTTCTCTTACTCTGAGAAAACACAGCAAGGTTTTCATCTCAAGGTAtgtaaaactaattattttgtagtaaattacattattttggCGGCAATTATTTGTGTAATTGAGTTGTGATATTATAAAACGTCATCATAACCTTGTAAAACTTGATATTGAAAGCTGCCCAATCAGTGCGGGCATGAGCCGCGTTTGCCTCTGTTTTTAGCGGACTCATGGCCATTGAGGTCTTCTCGTCACTGGCATAAGCCACACTTTCTGACCTCATAGATATAAATATCTCATATGTTGCTCTATGCTGTTTTTCGTGTACAGGGAAACAGAAGTCAACAACAAAGCGCCTGTTCAGCTCAAATACAGGCGAGGTTCCGCTTTTGTAGCTATTGAGGTAAGGTAAGCGCTCACTTCTATCTTCACAGATAGCACAGTGAGCCTATCTGTGAGCCAAGAACGCTGCATGTTCCCAGGTAGGCTAACCACCAGCAGGTGGTTTCATTACAATTTAGCATTGATACGTtgatttgtatgttttgttttgtgtcttcaCTCACTTTATTTCAACGGAACAATCAGTGGTTTCTGAGACCTGAGTGCATTTTCAGCTCCAATGTTGACCAAGGAATGATCCAACTCGCAGCAGCATAGCACTGATAGGTGCTGGGGTTGGCGGTGTCAGTGCCTCGGGTGGGAGCTAGCGGACCCACGCTACAAGCGAACCCTAGGTGTGTTAGATTGAACCCTGTGGTCGCTTTAGCAGCAGAATGAATGCATAGCCTATGGTTTAGTTAGATATGCTAGTGTTAAAATCTTGTCTACATTCATAGGTAaatgtgtacacacacacacacacccccacccccacccccacatatatatatatatatataaatatatatatatatatatatatatatatatatatatatatatatatatatatatatatatatatatatatatatatatatatatatatatatatatatatatatatatatatataaacacacaatcTCAATTCCAATGAGGTTGagacactgtgtaaaacttaaaaaaaaatacagaatacaatgatttgcaaatccttttcaacctatattgaactgaataaactgcaAAGACATGGTATTTAAtcttcaaactgataaactttattgtttttatgcaaatattcactcattctCACTTTGATGTCTGCAATACATTCCAATAAAAcagggacaggggcatgtttaccactgttacatcatctttccttttaacaacaatcagtAAGTGTTTGGGAaatgaggacactaattgttgaagctttgcaggaggaatccttttcCATTCTttctgaatgtacaacttcagttgctcagcagtccagGGTCtccattgttgtattttgtgcttCATAATGAGCCACACAtattcaatgggagacaggtcagTCTTTTACTATAAAGCCACGCTGTCataacacgtgcagaatgtggcttggcattgtcttgctgaaataagcagggacgtccctgaaaaagacgttgcttggatggcagcatatgctgctccaaaacctgtatgtacctttcagcattaatggtgccttcacagatgtgcaagttcccCATGCCAtgctcacgcagttgttcacaatgtggtgaacctcgccccatccttgcttgcaaatgactgagcccttcggggatgctccttttataccaaatcatgacactcacctgtttccagttaacctgttcacctgtggaatgttccaaacaggtggatTTTAGGCATTcttcaactttcccattcttttgttgcccctgtcccagctttattggaacatgttgcaggcatcaaattgaaaatgagtgaatatttgcatatttcagTCCGGTCTCAGTCTCGTCttaggtctagaccaggactgacctGCAGAGGCGTCTGATCAGGTCTTCAGCTCGTTTACGGATCTTTTTGGGGAAGTCCACTTTCTCAACGCCACGAAGAATCGAAGTGTAGATCTTCATGGGATCTGGACCACTGAAGGGAGGGCTGAGAgaaacaggactgaatcaggactaaaccagaactaaaccaaaaccaaaccaaaaccaaaccaggactaaaccagggctaaaccaggtctaaaccaggaccaaactggctctaaaccaggactaaagcagacttaaactaggactaggacACTGTAGAGCCTGATAAAGATGAAAGatgcagctttttcagttctgataccgattcCAACACTACAACTTTAAGTATCTGGTAATTCCGAATACCGACTAATATCAACTGATACCAactgataccagagcagagactgaaaacagtccatccattttcttcctcttatctgggaccgggtcacaggggcagcagtctaagcagggactctcagacttcccttacCCTAGAcatgttctccagctcctccaatggGATCCCAAGACATTCCCAGGACAGCCaagaaacatagtccctccagcgcgGCCTGGGTCGTCCCCTGGGTGCCtcttcccagtgggacatgtaCACCAGGGGgtatcctgaacagatgcctgagccacctcagctggcttctctcgacatggaggagcagcagctctactctgagcaccttgcatgtgactgagctcctcaccctatctctaaggaagtgcccagccaccctgcagaggaaactcaatTAAATGCTTGTATTgaccatcttgtcctttcggtcaaaaggaccaaagctcatgaccacaggtgagggtaggaacgtagattgaccgataaatgcagagctttgcctttcgactcagctccttcttcaccacaacagtccagtACAGTGACCATGTCACTGCACCGATCTATCTGCCAATCTAACACTCCATTCTTCCCttacttgtgaacaagaccccaagatacttgaactcctccatttgaggcaaggactctccacccactcggagagggcaagccacctttttctgctTGAGAACCATGATCtctgatttggaggagctgattcttatctcagctgcttcacacttaGCTGCAAACTCGATGAAACCaccatctgcaaacagcagagatgatccCGAAAATGGACCCCCTCCGACCCTtgactgtgcctagaaattctgtccataaaaacaatgaacagaaccagtgagaAAGGGCATCCCCAGGGGAATGggcagcccttagcaaagggccacACACCCCTAAAGCACCCCACCAGAGAATGCCGCAAGGGATACGGTCAAATgctttctccagatccacaaagaacATGTGGACTATGGCAAACACCTATGAGCCCTAAAGCACTCGATCAAGattatagagctggtccagatTCTCCTTAACAGTGTGATTTCCCTGTAATTGGagcacaccctccagtcccccttcttaaatagagggaccaccacctcgGACTACTTGTCCAGAGGTACTGTTCCCGACTGCCACGCAATGTTACAGAGACATGACAGCCAAGACAGCTCCACAGTATCCATAGACTTAAgatactcaggacagatctcatccacccctggagccttgccactgaggagcttgccatccacctcagtgacttcagccagggtgatggatgagtccaccTCTGagtcctcagtctctgcttcttcctcggaagatgtgacagtgggattgaggtgATGCtgaaagtattccttccaccgtccgacaacatccccagtcaagatcagcagctctccacccgcactgtaaagtGTTGGTGAAGATAACAAGGCCTGATAGGATAGACTTTACCTTATGGACAATAGAGGTGGATAACATAGCCCActtggagtccatgtccccagattCCCCCAGGATCTGAGAGGTGCTCTCCCAAATTTGTGAGTTGAAAACCCCACTGATAGGGGGCTGTGCCTGACATTCCCAACAGATCCTCACAACATGGTTGGGTTTGCCAGGTCTgatcctccgccagcggatccaactcaccactgGGCCTCTGGCTTAGGGTGTACTGGTGCTACgtgcacagaagtccaataacaaaacaccactcgggttcagatcagggaggccattctttcCGAACACCCTTCTCCAGATCTCACTGTCATTGCCCACATGGGTGTTGAACACCCCCACTAAAACACTGGACAATGCACCCGGTCTGTACCTGGTCTGGACTCGGTTTGGACCCACCTCCCGGTCAGCAGCTCGTACAGCAGGATGCCCATTGCCCACAGGTCGACTGCAGAGTCATGTCCTCGGTTCATGATGACCTCAGGAGCCACATACTCGGGAGTCCCACAGAATGTCCATGTCTTCCTCCCAGAGACGAGACGCTTCGCAAAACCAAAGTCTGTCTGTAGACCGGATAAAGACCGGGGTCAGAACGAgaccttaaccaggactaaaccaggattaaaccaggactaaacaaggatcaAAACTGTTATCATCCCAGAGACAAAACCAAAGTCCCTCTGTGGACCAGAGAGAGACCGGGACTAATCAGGACTAATGAAGTATTCATTTATGACAAAAAACAGGGACAGAGAAATGTGtcggtaaatcaagatatgaacattaatcacaGACAACTCAggggccttctttccctgaggtcactcctgctagtgtcagcaacaggtttgcttGACA encodes the following:
- the LOC117382540 gene encoding cGMP-dependent protein kinase 2 isoform X4, producing the protein MLGLNGSYGHISLCHFFGILWSSWRLNVSFSLELVRRQEQVKLRDEERTFALKCIRKHHVVEHKQQEHVFSERNLLQQTSSAFIVRFFRTFRDQKFVYLLLEACLGGELWTVLRDMSYFDESTARFCCGCVLEALEFLHKKNIIYRDLKPENLLLDQNGYLKLTDFGFAKRLVSGRKTWTFCGTPEYVAPEVIMNRGHDSAVDLWAMGILLYELLTGSPPFSGPDPMKIYTSILRGVEKVDFPKKIRKRAEDLIRRLCRLNPMERLGNNKNGINDIKKHKWFQGFNWDGLRRRQLVSPLWRQVSGPTDHSHFDVFPPDTDMPPDELSGWDQDF